One genomic segment of Accipiter gentilis chromosome 29, bAccGen1.1, whole genome shotgun sequence includes these proteins:
- the BTG2 gene encoding protein BTG2: MSQRQNQRRGGPRADMVPEIAAAVGFVSSLLRTRGCVSEQQLQVFSGALREALAEHYKHHWFPEKPFKGSGYRCIRINHKMDPIISKAASQIGLSLPQLYQLLPSELTLWVDPYEVSYRIGEDGSICVLYEATATKPVSSYGMLTCKNQMMLGRTSPSKNYIMTVSS; the protein is encoded by the exons ATGAGCCAGCGCCAGAACCAGCGCCGCGGCGGCCCGCGGGCCGATATGGTACCCGAGATCGCCGCCGCCGTGGGTTTCGTTTCCAGCCTGTTGCGGACGCGGGGTTGCGTCAGcgagcagcagctgcaggtctTCAGCGGGGCGCTGCGGGAGGCGCTCGCAG AGCACTACAAACATCACTGGTTTCCTGAGAAACCGTTCAAAGGCTCTGGGTATCGTTGCATCCGGATCAATCACAAAATGGACCCCATTATCAGCAAGGCAGCTAGCCAGATCGGACTCAGCCTACCGCAGCTCTACCAGCTCCTGCCCAGCGAGCTCACACTCTGGGTAGACCCCTACGAGGTCTCATACCGCATCGGTGAGGATGGCTCCATCTGTGTCTTATATGAAGCGACTGCAACAAAACCTGTGAGCTCCTATGGGATGCTTACCTGTAAGAACCAGATGATGTTAGGTCGTACCAGTCCTTCCAAAAACTACATCATGACTGTCTCCAGCTAA